The genomic stretch TTTAAGGCAAGATCGGCTTGCGGTCAATTCTCTGACAAATCGGCCGCGCGTCGTGAGAACAGCGCCGACAGCGGACTGTCCGGCCGCGCCGTCGAACGCTCGGCGGTGAGCGCCCTGGCCAGCGCGCCGTCACCGGCCCGCAGTGCCGCTTCGATCAGCGTCAGGTCAATGATATCGCGCTGTGCGTGGCTGCCGCCGAAACGATGGGCGATCGCTCGGATCGGCCGGATCAGGCGCATGGCCTCGCTGTAGTTGCCCGCACCGAAGGCATTGATGGCCAGCGTCAGGGGATGGCCGACATCGCGGGTGAAGGCGGCATTGTCGTCATTGCCGCGCATGGCCTCGCGCTGCGCCTCGACCAAGGTGCGGGCCGGAGCGTCGAGCCCGGCGCCGACAAAGGCCATCATCGCATGCGCATCGTTGAAGGCATAGTTGCCGGCGCCAACCTTGGGCCAGTTGGCGGCGAGCGCCGACCAGCGGTCACCGACATCGACGCCACCGAGATAAAGCCGCCACAGGATCGCCGAGGCATCGACCATGTTCAGCGCCATCGCCGACGGCGTGCCGTAGATCGGCCCGTCATAGAGCGCCAGCACCTCGTCGGTCTCGCCAAGATCGTAGTGAAACAGCGCCAGGTGCCACCAATTGTGCACCTGGAGGAAACTGTCCCTCGTCCAAGCCTCGGGGTCGGCGCGCATCCAGGCGATGCCATCCCTTTGCCGGCTTTGCATTTCCATGACATGCGCCACGGCATGCTGAGCCCAGCCGTCGCGCGGTTCGATCCCGACCGCCGTGCGGCCGAGCTTTTCGGCCAATGCGTACTCGCCCATCTCCTCCAGTCCGAAAGCCTCCATGCCGAGCATGGCGTGGTATCCCGGCATGTCGTTCTGCCAGGACGGCAAGGCGCGGGCGATGCGGTCGCGCAGCATGCGGGCATTGCCGGTGAAGAAATCGATCTGGTGCCCGACCTGCAGCGCCACCGCGTCGAGCGGGGCGTCGATGGCGATGTCCTCGAGGATGCGGGCGGCGTCATGCCAGCGCCCGCCGGCGAGATGGCCAAGGGCTAAGACATGCGCCTGCTCGCGCGTTGTCGCCGCAAGCGGCAGGGCCGCCTCATGGCAAGTCCTGGCCACCGCCGTTGCGTCGCGCTCGGTGGCGAGGCCGAAGAGATAGCCCTTGAAGACATGCGCCATGACAAAACCGGGGTTCTCCGCGATCGCGCGGTCGACGGAGGCGACGGGATCGCCGATGAAGCACTGCAACTGGCTCACCGCCTGGCTGTAGGGCGTGAACCCCGCTTCCGTCGCGCCCGAAAATGTCAGGCCGAATGTGTCCTTGATTGGCATGCAATGTCCTTTGATCGACCTGGGACAAGCCCCAGACCCTTCGGGCCAAAGCGATCTTAAAGCATGAGCCAAGGACGTGCCAATCATGCACTATTTAAGGTCTATCCCAGTAGCCTTTGCAGTTCATCAACCATGGAATGCAGATTAGGCTTTGTAAAATTGAACGAATTGTGGCTTCATTGCGGCGCGGCGGAGGGCTTGTAATCGCGATCTGAGAGGGGCCGCGATGCGGCATTTTGAAATACAGCTTCCGAACAGCCGTTCGGAGTACGATGGCGAGAAGATTGCTTTGTTGCGGCGAAGGGCGCGGCAAATCCATCCATGGTTTATTAGCTTACTTGCAACTACAGCGCTGGCGTTGCTGCCCAATTCGGCAGCCTTGGCGGCTTGCGTGCTGGTTCCGTCGGCGGGGAATACCACCTTCACCTGCGACAGCGGCGATTCGGGCGGCAGCCTCACCGATACCAGCGGCGACAACACGCTGAATTTTCCCGCCGGCGGCACCGGCCAAATAAGCGGCAGTGTCACCTTTGGCGTCGGCACGGACCGCATCAACATGCAGTCCGGCACCATTACCGGCGCGGTCGACCAGGGCGACGGCACGGATTTCTTCACCATCGGTGGCGGCACGGTCGCCGGCAATGTCCAGCAAGGCGCCGGCATCGACGATTTCAACATGAGCGGTGGCCAGATCGGATCGCTCAACCAGGGCGACGGGCTGGACACCTTCACCATGACGGGCGGCCGCATCGTCGATTTCTTCGACGATGGCGATCATGCGGTGATGACCGGCGGCCGCATCGGCCGAGTCAACATGAAGCTCGACAAGAACTATTTCAACATGTCCGGCGGCACCATTGACCGCAACCTCGTCACCGGCTTCGACCAGGACACCATCATCCTCTCCGGCGGCACGATCGGCGGCAACATCAGCGTCAGCGGCGGCAATGACAGTGTGACCATCACCGGCGGCACGGTCGGCGGCGATGTGCTGATGAGCTTTGGCGCCGACAATTTCGTCTGGAATGGCGGCGGCATCATCTATGGTTCCGTCGACCTCGGCGGCGACAACGACACCGCCAAGCTCAGCAACCTCACCAACGCCAATCTCGGCGACACCAACGCGATCACCGGCGGTGCGGGTACCGACACGCTCACCTTCGACAACGTCAAGCTGGACGGCATTGCCAGGGTCCAGAACTGGGAGACCATCAACGCCAACAATGACACCGAACTGACGCTGGACGGCAATCTGGTGCTCGGCGACAGCGGCACCGGCACCGGTACGCTCAATGTCGACTCAGCGAGCACGCTCTATGGCGGCGGCTTCAACGCATCGATCCAGGCCTTTACAGCGGGCCAGATGGCCGAAGTGATGAACGCCGGCCGCATCGACCTGACCAACGGCACAACCGGCGCCACTGACCGTCTGACGATATCGGGCAATTACACCGGGCTTGGCGGCCTGCTGCTCATCCAGACCGAACTTGGCGACGACAACTCTGCTTCCGACCGGCTGGTCCTTTCGGGCGGGACCGCCTCCGGATCGACCGGCATTGCGGTGGTCAATGTCGGTGGCGCCGGCGCACAGACCACCGCCGACGGTATCATGGTCGTGCAGGCGACCAACGGCGCCACATCCAGCGCGAGCGCCTTTGCCCTGGACGCGCCGGTCGCGGCGGGTGCCTTCGAATATTATCTGTTCAAGGGCGGCGTCAGCGCCGGCAGCGACGAGAACTGGTATCTGCGCTCGACGCTGAATACGCCGGCGACGCCGGCAGCCGCTCCGCCAGCGCTGGAACCCACCCCGCAGCCGGAACCCGAACCGCCAGCGGCCGAGCCACCACCACCGCCACCGTCCGAGCTTCCGCCGGTGCCAGTGCCGACCGAGGGCGACATCAACAATCCGCCGGTCGATCCGACACCGCCGGTACAGGCCAGCGACCCGCAACCCGAGCCGCCGCCACCACCACCACCGGCGCCACCCGCAGACCCGCCGCCACCTCCACCGGTGGTGCCGACCGCAGTGCCGGATTTGCCAACTCCGGCACCCGGCGAGCAGATTCTGCTCTACCGTATCGAGGTTCCGGTCGATTCGGCCTTACCGCCGGTGGCCGAGCACCTGGCGATGACGACGCTCGGCACCTTCCATGAACGGCGTGGCGAGCAGAGCTTGCTGTCGGACAACGAGATGTCACCGGTCTGGGGCCGCATTTTTGGTCAGGACGCCAAGATGGGTTGGTCGGGAACGGTGTCGCCTTCCTTCGACGGCACCCTGTTCGGCCTTCAGGCAGGCTTCGACGTGTTCGGCCGCGAGACCGCCGCGGGCGGAATCGATCGCGCCGGCCTGTTCGTCGCCTATGCCAGCATGCGCGGCGACGTCCGCGGCCAGGCGCTGGGACAGAACGACCTGTCCGTCGGCAAGCTCGACATCAACGGCACCAGCGTTGGCGGCTACTGGACCCGCATCGGCCAGGGCGGCTGGTACCTGGATGGCGTCTTGATGGCCACCTTCTTCGGCGGCAACGCGGCGTCGTCACGCGACATCGGCATCGATGTCGGCGGCACCGGCGTCACCGCATCGCTGGAAGGCGGCTATCCCATAGCACTAGCGCAGGGCTGGACGCTCGAGCCGCAGGCACAACTGGTCTGGCAGCATCTGTCGCTCGACGATACCAACGATCGCTTCTCGTCGATCTCGTTCGACACCGACAGCAGCGTCACCGGCCGGCTGGGCGCGCGGCTGCAAGGCGAGACAACGATCAACGGCATGGCGCTGCAGCCTTACCTCAAAGCCAACATCTGGCATGATTTCGGCGACACCGACACTGTCAGCTTCGACACCACCGACATTTCGACCGAGGGCCGATCGACCTCGTTCGAGTTCGGCGGCGGTGTCGTGGCCAAGGTGACAGACAAGGTCAGCATCTTCGCCACCGGCGACTACACCACCAATCTCGGCGGTGACAAGCGCCGCATCCTCAAGGGCAATCTGGGATTCAGCGTGAAGTGGTGAATCAGACCATCTGAAAACCGGAAGCCGGTTTTCAGATGGTCGAAAAGAAAGGCCGCCTAATTGCCCGAGCGCATCGCCACCGTGGCGATGCCGGCGCCGACCAGCAGTGTGCCGCCGGTGCGGTTGAAGATGCGGATCGCCTTGGGATTGCGCACGACATTGCGGGCGCGCGCCGCGATCAGCGCGTAGCCGAAGGCGTTGGCGAAGGCGAGCACCAGGAAGGTCGTCTCGAAGATCAGCATCTGCGTCCAGAAATTGGCATGCCTTTCGAGGAACTGCGGCAGGAAGGCGACGAAGAAGGTGATGCTTTTCGGGTTGAGCGCGGTGACCAGCCAGGCATGCGCCATCATCTTGGCTGAAGACGCCTTGTCGGTGCGCGGTTCTGCCTTCAGCGCGCCGCCGGCGCGGAACAGCTTGACGCCGAGATAGATCAGATAGCCGGCGCCGATCAGCTTCAGGACGGTGAAGACACCAGCGGAAGCGGCGAGCAGCGCGCCGATGCCCAGCATCGACAAGGTCATGGCGGTGAAGTCGCCGAGCGCCACGCCGACTGCCATCGGCAAGGCGGTGCGCCAGCCCTGACCCAGCGCATAGGACACGACCAGCAGGATGGTTGGACCCGGAATGATGAGGAGGATGGTCGACGCGGCGGCGAAAGCGGCCCAGTTTTCGAAGGACATGGCTGTCTCCCTTGGGTTAAGGAAAAGGATAAATCCTGAACCCCGGGAGAATGTAAAGAGGCCCGATTTTCGTTTTTTACGCAATTGCGGGCGGAAGATCGCCACACGCCTTTCCTGGAATTGCCGCGCTATCAATTGCGCCAAAGGCAGGTCGGCGTCAGTTCGCGCCGCTCAGCGTGCTCACTATATCGGCGAGGCTGACATCGGCACCGAGAACCGATGCGGCCGCGACAATGGCAGCGCCGAAAAGCTTGATGTCGGTTTTTAACGTCTTGCACATGGAGGCCCCTCGCTGATCGCCTGATGGATAGAAAAGGCCGGTGCTGGGATTATGACCCGACCTGGGTCTTTTTGTGCAGGAGCGCTCGGCGGGCGGTCAGCCGGCACCACCTGATGCCGCCAGGAACCGCGCAAATGCAGGCAGCGCAAGGCATTCACGCTTTATCAACCATGAATGATGAAAATGCCCGCTATCCGGCCGGACCGTGCTTCCCGCCGACAGCGTAGGGTTTGGGTACATGCGTGAGTTGCCGCAAGGTCTGACGCCGCCACGAAACGGCGACGCAATCGAAACCGATCATCCTCTTTCCCGCCGCGCCATCCTGTCAGGGGCAGGCGCGCTGGCGCTGCTCAGCGCCGCCGGCTGTTCGACCTCGGGCGACGGCGGTATGCCGATGCTCCAGCTCGACAATACGGTCACCGGTTCAGTTCCGCCAATGCGGCCCGCGATCAGCGTCGACAAGAACATCACCAGTGCCGATGTCATGTATGCCGCTTTGACCGACAACGGCTTCAATGTGCCTGAGGTGCCCTATCTCAAGGTCAAGCCGGAATTCCGCCGCCAGATCGTCGTCGACACCACCGGCGAGGCGCCCGGTACCATCGTCGTCCATCTCAAGGAGCGCATGCTCTATCTCGTCCAGCCGGGCGGCGACGCCATCCGCTACGGCGTCGGCATCGGCAAGGACGGCTTCCGCTGGTCTGGCCGCGCCAACATCCAGTATGGCCGGGAATGGCCGGTCTGGACGCCGCCGCCGGAGATGATCCAGCGCAAGCCCGAACTGGTGAAGTGGCAAGGCGGCCAGCCCGGCGGCCTCACCAACCCGCTCGGCGCGCGGGCGCTCTACATCTACCAGGACGGCAAGGACACCGGCTACCGCATCCACGGCTCACCCGAATGGTGGAGCATCGGCCAGGCGATGTCGTCGGGCTGCGTGCGCCTGATCAACCAGGACATCATCGACCTCTATAGCCGGGTCTCGAAGAAAAACCCGGTCGTCGTCATGTGATCGTTTGAGCGGCCGACGCGGCCGCTTTTATCGTCCCGTTCGAGCAGGATCTTTGCCGAAACCGGTTTCCACCCTCGGGTCAGACCCGAGGGCAGGCTTTTCGGGATCACGCTCCTGAATCCCCCGTTGCGCGATGCGGCAAGACAGGCCAAGGTGCCTTGAAAACCATCGCCTCGGGAGACGTCAGGAATGGCCGAAACTTTTGTTATCGCGCAGGGCGGCGGCCCGACCGCCGTCATCAACCAGACCGTGGTCGGTGCCACGCTGGAGATCCGCAAGCGGCATCCCGGCGCCAAGGTGCTGGGATCTATCCATGGCGTGCGCGGCATTCGTGACGGCAATTATGTCGACCTTTCCGCCATACCGGAGGATCGGCTGCGGCTGATAGCCGGAACGCCGAGTGCTGCCCTTGGATCAACGCGCGACAAGCCGGATGCGGCCTATTGCGATGTGATCCTCAACGGCCTGAAGAAGGCCGGGGCCGATGCCTTCATCTATATCGGTGGCAACGACACGTCGGGGACACAGCAGATCCTGACCGACGCCGCCGGCGGCTCCATCGCTTTCGTCCATGCGCCAAAAACCATCGACAATGATCTGGAGGAGAACGACCATACGCCCGGCTTCATCTCGGCGGCCGAGTTCGTCGCCGGCGCTTTCCTGTCCGTCGATCTCGATTTTCGCGCCTTGCCTGGCATCTATGTCGGCATCGTGATGGGCCGGCACGCCGGCTTCCTGACTGCGGCGGCCGCGGCCTGGCAGCTCGACCACGACAGCGGTCCGCACCTGGTTTACGTGCCGGAACGGCCGTTCTCAGCCGCCGGCTTCATCGACGACGTGCGCGCCACGCTCGACCGCCACAAGCGCTGCATCGTCGCCGTTTCGGAAGGGGTGAGCACCGCCGACGGCAAAGCGCTGGTCGAAAGCCTAGTGCCGCCGGACAAGCTGGAGCGCGACGCGCATGGCAACATCAAGCTGTCGGGCAGCGACCTGCCGGCCGCACTCGAGCGCGCATTGGCCGAGGGCCTGCCGGGCAAGCGGGCGCGCGTCGACGCGCTCGGTTACATGCCGCGCGGCTATATCGGCGCCATCAGCGCCGTCGACGCGCAGGAGGCCTTCGACGCCGGCGCCTTCGCCGTCTCCGTCGCCGAACAGGGCGGCGGCTCGGTGGCGCTGCAATATGATGGCACAAAGACGGTGCTGAAGAAGGTGCCACTGAAGAACGTCGCCGGCAAGACCCGCCACATGCCGGACAATTTCATGAAGCCCGACGTCAACCAGCTGTCCGAGGCCGGCATGGCCTATCTCAAGCGGCTGGTGCCGGAAAAATACAAGGTCGGGAAGCCGTTCGTCTGATGCATGCTCACTGGTTCAGCAAGAGCATCGTCGACGACAAGACGACGATGCTGACCGAGCCGTTCGTGCATGACTATGTGCGCGCCAACATCTGGCATCTGCGCGACCGCGACGCGGACCTTTTGGTCGACACCGGCATGGGCATCTGTCCGCTGGCGCCGGAGATCGAGACGCCTAAGGGCAAGCCGCTGCTGGTCGTCGCCACACACATCCATCTCGACCATGTCGGCTCGCTGCACGAATTTTCATGGCGGGCCGGGCCGAAGATGAGCGCAGCGCAATTCGAGAGCATGGATGAGGCCGCGACCTACGCCTACATGTTCCATGATCTCGAAGGCGCCGTTTCGAAACTGCCAATGCCGGGCTGGAAGTCGTTCGACTACAAGATCCCATCGGCGCCGCTGACGCGAACCCTCGATGAGGGCGACGTGATCGATCTCGGCGACCGGCAATTCCGCGTCCTGCATCTGCCCGGGCATTCGCCGGATTCGATCGCGCTGTTCGACGAGGCCGACGGCCTGTTTTTCAGCGGCGACGCCATCTACGACGACACACTGATCGACTCGCTGCCGGATTCCGACCGTGCCGCCTATATCAACACCATGCAGCGGCTGCTCGACCTGCCGATCCGAGTCGGTCATGGTGGCCACGGGCCGAGCTTCGACGGCAAACGTATGCGTGAGATTGCAACGGCTTACATCAGACAGACCGGCGATATCTGACCTTCGCGAAGACCGTGCGCTGGCAGGAATGATCGCCAGGCGGTCGGGTGCTCATCGGCTCACAAAGAATTAAATCTTTGTAATATAACCGAAAAAACCTAATTCGCCCGCATCCGCATCCTAGATTCCGGTTTCATCGACCTGAACGGCTGCTGCTTGAAGCGAGACAGGCAGCCGCGACGGCCGGTACGCCGAATGGGCCGCTTCCCCTCCCAAGGCCACGGCGCCGAACCCAATGTCTCGCACGGACAACGACCATGTCATCTCTCAACATCCTTCGCAGACATCGCGTCGCCGCATTGCTGGGCGCCGCCCTCATCGTCAGCCCCTTCGTCGTTTCGTTTGCTCAAAGTGCCGGTAATACAGGCGTGAGCAACGTTGTCGCGACGACCCAGACCCCTGTTGCCGGCATTACGGCGCCCAACGGCTCCTTTGCACCGATCGTAGCGGCCGACAAGCCTGCAGTGGTGACGATTACCACCGTCATGAAAGCACAGCCGGCAAGCGCCGATGACGGGATGCCTCTCGGCAACTCGCCGTTCGACCAATACTTCCGCCAGTTCTTCGGTGACCAGGGCAGGCCCGCTCCGCAGACACCACCGCAACAGGCGCAACGCGCCGAAGCACTCGGTTCCGGCTTCATCGTCGATGCCGAGGGTGCCATCGTCACCAACAACCACGTTGTCGACGGCGCTTCCTCGATCAAGGTGACGCTCGATGACGGCACCGAACTTCCCGCCAAACTCGTCGGCCGCGACGCCAAGAACGACCTTGCCGTGCTAAAGATCAAAGCCGACAAACCCTTGCCGACGGTCAAATGGGGCGACTCCGACAAGTTGATGACCGGCGACCAGGTGCTGGCGATCGGCAATCCGTTCGGCATCGGCACCACCGTTACTGCCGGCATCGTTTCGGCACGCGGCCGCGATCTGCACAGCGGACCGTTCGACGATTTCATCCAAATCGACGCGCCGATCAACCACGGCAATTCCGGCGGCCCACTGGTCGATGTGAACGGCAATGTCGTCGGCATCAACGCGGCGATCTATTCGCCCAATGGCGGCAGTGTCGGTGTCGGCTTCGCCATCCCATCCGACCAGGCCCAGAAGGTCGTCGCCAAGCTCGAGAAGGACGGCTCGATCCAATACGGCTATCTCGGTGTCGAGATCCAGCCGGTGACGCCTGACGTGGCCAGCGCCATCGGACTCGATCATCCCGGCGGCGCGCTGGTTTCGAAGGTCAATGACAGTTCGCCCGCGGCCAGCGCCGGCGTCGAGACTGGCGACGTCATCACCGGCTTCGCCGGACAGGACGTGAAGGACCCCAAGGACCTGTCGCGGGCTGTCGCCGATGTGGCGCCCGGCGCCAAGGAGCCGCTTGATGTCTGGCGCAAGGGCAAAGCGATGCAGATTTCCGTCGATGTCGGGCAAAACAGCGACGACGTGAAGACCGCATCGACGGATGACTCCAGCGCGCCGAGCGCCGGACAGGGCGCGCGCGCGCCGGCGATCGGCCTCGGTCTGATGGACATCACGCCAGACATTCGCCAGCAGATGAACCTCGCCGACAACGAGCATGGCGCGGTGGTTGCGCGCGTCAATCCCGACAAGGCGGCCGCCGCTGCCGGCATCCAGCCGGGCGATATCATCGTCGCCGTCAACCAGGCCCCGGTGAAGAGCGCCAAACAGGTGACCCAGGCGATCGCCCAGGCCAGCAAGTCCGGCCGCAAATCGGTGCTGCTGCTGGTTGAACGCGACGGCAGCCAGATCTATCTCGCCGTGCCGTTTGCCAATGGCTGAGGCGCGATGCGGATGACGTGAATGTCGATGTGGCGGGCTTGTCGGTGACGGGCCCGCCACATCGGTATCCGCTATAGTTTGCGCAGCGCCACTTCCTCGATCAGATGATCGGCGCCCTTGCGCAAGATGAGGTCGGCGCGGGCGCGCGTCGGCAGGATGTTCTCGCGTAAATTCTTCAGGTTGATGTTGGTCCACAGGCCTTCGGCTATGGCGCGCGCCGAATCCTCCGATAGCTGCGAATAGCGGTGGAAGAAGGAGTCCGGATTGCGGAAAGCGGTCTCGCGCAGCCGCATGAAACGCGAGATGTACCACTGGTGGATCAGCTTCTCGTCGGCATCGATGTAGATGGCGAAGTCGAAGAAGTCGGACAGGAAGGGCACGATCTTGCCGTCCTGTGGCAGCTTGCCCGGCTGCAGGACATTGATGCCTTCGAAGATCAGGATATCGGGCCGGTCGATGGTGACGAACTCGCCGGGAATGACGTCATAGGTGAGATGCGAATAGACCGGCGCGCGGACATCGGGCAGCGCCGACTTGATGCCCGAGAGGAAACGCAGCAGCGCGCCGACGTCATAGCTGTCGGGGAAGCCCTTGCGTTCCATCAGGTTTTCGCGCCGCAGCACCTCGTTGGGCAGTAGGAAACCGTCGGTGGTGATGAGATCGACCTTGGGGCTCGACGGCCAGCGCGCCAGCAACTCCTTCAGCACGCGGGCCGTGGTCGACTTGCCGACCGCGACCGAACCGGCGATGCCGATGATGAACGGCGTCTTGACGATATCGGCGGCGTTGAAGAAGGCCTGACGCTGCCTAAACAGAAGCTGGCTCGCCTCGACATGGGCGGATAGAAGGCGGGACAGCGACAGATAGATGCGCTTGACCTCTTCGAGGTCGACCGGGTCGTTGAGCGAACGCAGGCGGCGGAATTCATCCTCGCTCAGCGTCAGCGGCGTGTCGGCACGGAATCGCGACCATTGCTCGGCCGAAAAGAAACGAAAGGGGGAATATTTCTCGGTTGGCGCGAGCTGATCCATCGAGATACCTGCCCTCCCTCGCGGTCAGCCCTTGGGCCGTGACGCTTTCTCGGCGATGCCCGAACGCCCGGTGCGGCTTTCGAGCTCCTTGAGCACGTCGCCCAACGGCACACCCGAGAGGCCGAGAACGACGAGCCAATGATATATAAGATCGGCGCTTTCGGAAACGAGGCCCTGTGTGTCGCCCTTGACGGCGGCAATCACCGTTTCGACGGCTTCTTCGCCAAGTTTTTGCGCCGCCTTGTCGATGCCGCGCGAAAACAGTTTGGCCGTCCATGAATCCGGATCGCCGGAGTTGGCGCGGTCCCTGATGATTGTCTCCAGATCGGAGAACGAAAATTCAGCCATGGAGCCTGAGAGCCTTTGTTAGCCGGGAAGCCTCTAGGGCCGAACGACCGAGGAGTCCAGCCGCATCGGCAGACCGGCCTCGGCCATATGCGCCTTGGCCTGCGCTATGGTGTAAGTGCCGAAATGGAAGATCGATGCCGCCAGCACGGCGCCGGCATGGCCGTCGCGAATGCCTTCGACAAGGTGATCCAGCGTGCCGACGCCGCCCGAAGCGATGACCGGGGCGCGCACCGCGTCAGCGATCGCGCGCGTCAGCGCGATGTCGTAGCCGGCCTTGGTGCCGTCGCGGTCCATCGAGGTCAAAAGGATCTCGCCGGCGCCGCGATCTACCATTTGACGCGCGAATTCGACCGCGTCGATGCCGGTCTTCTCGCGCCCGCCATGGGTGAATATCTCCCAGCGGTCGGCTTCGCCGGCGCCGGAGACCTTCTTGGCGTCGATGGCGACGACGATGCATTGATTGCCGAACTTGTCAGCTGCTTCGGCGACGAAATCCGGATTTTTCACCGCCGCCGTGTTGATCGACACCTTGTCGGCGCCGGCCAGAAGCAGCTTCCTGATGTCGGCGACCTGGCGCACGCCGCCGCCGACGGTCAGCGGCATGAAACATTGTTCGGCGGTGCGGGCGATGACATCGAAGATGGTTTCACGGTTGTCGGACGAGGCCGTGATGTCGAGGAAGCAGAGCTCGTCGGCACC from Mesorhizobium sp. NZP2077 encodes the following:
- a CDS encoding tetratricopeptide repeat protein, translating into MPIKDTFGLTFSGATEAGFTPYSQAVSQLQCFIGDPVASVDRAIAENPGFVMAHVFKGYLFGLATERDATAVARTCHEAALPLAATTREQAHVLALGHLAGGRWHDAARILEDIAIDAPLDAVALQVGHQIDFFTGNARMLRDRIARALPSWQNDMPGYHAMLGMEAFGLEEMGEYALAEKLGRTAVGIEPRDGWAQHAVAHVMEMQSRQRDGIAWMRADPEAWTRDSFLQVHNWWHLALFHYDLGETDEVLALYDGPIYGTPSAMALNMVDASAILWRLYLGGVDVGDRWSALAANWPKVGAGNYAFNDAHAMMAFVGAGLDAPARTLVEAQREAMRGNDDNAAFTRDVGHPLTLAINAFGAGNYSEAMRLIRPIRAIAHRFGGSHAQRDIIDLTLIEAALRAGDGALARALTAERSTARPDSPLSALFSRRAADLSEN
- a CDS encoding autotransporter outer membrane beta-barrel domain-containing protein — protein: MRHFEIQLPNSRSEYDGEKIALLRRRARQIHPWFISLLATTALALLPNSAALAACVLVPSAGNTTFTCDSGDSGGSLTDTSGDNTLNFPAGGTGQISGSVTFGVGTDRINMQSGTITGAVDQGDGTDFFTIGGGTVAGNVQQGAGIDDFNMSGGQIGSLNQGDGLDTFTMTGGRIVDFFDDGDHAVMTGGRIGRVNMKLDKNYFNMSGGTIDRNLVTGFDQDTIILSGGTIGGNISVSGGNDSVTITGGTVGGDVLMSFGADNFVWNGGGIIYGSVDLGGDNDTAKLSNLTNANLGDTNAITGGAGTDTLTFDNVKLDGIARVQNWETINANNDTELTLDGNLVLGDSGTGTGTLNVDSASTLYGGGFNASIQAFTAGQMAEVMNAGRIDLTNGTTGATDRLTISGNYTGLGGLLLIQTELGDDNSASDRLVLSGGTASGSTGIAVVNVGGAGAQTTADGIMVVQATNGATSSASAFALDAPVAAGAFEYYLFKGGVSAGSDENWYLRSTLNTPATPAAAPPALEPTPQPEPEPPAAEPPPPPPSELPPVPVPTEGDINNPPVDPTPPVQASDPQPEPPPPPPPAPPADPPPPPPVVPTAVPDLPTPAPGEQILLYRIEVPVDSALPPVAEHLAMTTLGTFHERRGEQSLLSDNEMSPVWGRIFGQDAKMGWSGTVSPSFDGTLFGLQAGFDVFGRETAAGGIDRAGLFVAYASMRGDVRGQALGQNDLSVGKLDINGTSVGGYWTRIGQGGWYLDGVLMATFFGGNAASSRDIGIDVGGTGVTASLEGGYPIALAQGWTLEPQAQLVWQHLSLDDTNDRFSSISFDTDSSVTGRLGARLQGETTINGMALQPYLKANIWHDFGDTDTVSFDTTDISTEGRSTSFEFGGGVVAKVTDKVSIFATGDYTTNLGGDKRRILKGNLGFSVKW
- a CDS encoding LysE family translocator, which encodes MSFENWAAFAAASTILLIIPGPTILLVVSYALGQGWRTALPMAVGVALGDFTAMTLSMLGIGALLAASAGVFTVLKLIGAGYLIYLGVKLFRAGGALKAEPRTDKASSAKMMAHAWLVTALNPKSITFFVAFLPQFLERHANFWTQMLIFETTFLVLAFANAFGYALIAARARNVVRNPKAIRIFNRTGGTLLVGAGIATVAMRSGN
- a CDS encoding L,D-transpeptidase; this translates as MRELPQGLTPPRNGDAIETDHPLSRRAILSGAGALALLSAAGCSTSGDGGMPMLQLDNTVTGSVPPMRPAISVDKNITSADVMYAALTDNGFNVPEVPYLKVKPEFRRQIVVDTTGEAPGTIVVHLKERMLYLVQPGGDAIRYGVGIGKDGFRWSGRANIQYGREWPVWTPPPEMIQRKPELVKWQGGQPGGLTNPLGARALYIYQDGKDTGYRIHGSPEWWSIGQAMSSGCVRLINQDIIDLYSRVSKKNPVVVM
- a CDS encoding diphosphate--fructose-6-phosphate 1-phosphotransferase, translated to MAETFVIAQGGGPTAVINQTVVGATLEIRKRHPGAKVLGSIHGVRGIRDGNYVDLSAIPEDRLRLIAGTPSAALGSTRDKPDAAYCDVILNGLKKAGADAFIYIGGNDTSGTQQILTDAAGGSIAFVHAPKTIDNDLEENDHTPGFISAAEFVAGAFLSVDLDFRALPGIYVGIVMGRHAGFLTAAAAAWQLDHDSGPHLVYVPERPFSAAGFIDDVRATLDRHKRCIVAVSEGVSTADGKALVESLVPPDKLERDAHGNIKLSGSDLPAALERALAEGLPGKRARVDALGYMPRGYIGAISAVDAQEAFDAGAFAVSVAEQGGGSVALQYDGTKTVLKKVPLKNVAGKTRHMPDNFMKPDVNQLSEAGMAYLKRLVPEKYKVGKPFV
- a CDS encoding MBL fold metallo-hydrolase, which gives rise to MHAHWFSKSIVDDKTTMLTEPFVHDYVRANIWHLRDRDADLLVDTGMGICPLAPEIETPKGKPLLVVATHIHLDHVGSLHEFSWRAGPKMSAAQFESMDEAATYAYMFHDLEGAVSKLPMPGWKSFDYKIPSAPLTRTLDEGDVIDLGDRQFRVLHLPGHSPDSIALFDEADGLFFSGDAIYDDTLIDSLPDSDRAAYINTMQRLLDLPIRVGHGGHGPSFDGKRMREIATAYIRQTGDI
- a CDS encoding DegQ family serine endoprotease — its product is MSSLNILRRHRVAALLGAALIVSPFVVSFAQSAGNTGVSNVVATTQTPVAGITAPNGSFAPIVAADKPAVVTITTVMKAQPASADDGMPLGNSPFDQYFRQFFGDQGRPAPQTPPQQAQRAEALGSGFIVDAEGAIVTNNHVVDGASSIKVTLDDGTELPAKLVGRDAKNDLAVLKIKADKPLPTVKWGDSDKLMTGDQVLAIGNPFGIGTTVTAGIVSARGRDLHSGPFDDFIQIDAPINHGNSGGPLVDVNGNVVGINAAIYSPNGGSVGVGFAIPSDQAQKVVAKLEKDGSIQYGYLGVEIQPVTPDVASAIGLDHPGGALVSKVNDSSPAASAGVETGDVITGFAGQDVKDPKDLSRAVADVAPGAKEPLDVWRKGKAMQISVDVGQNSDDVKTASTDDSSAPSAGQGARAPAIGLGLMDITPDIRQQMNLADNEHGAVVARVNPDKAAAAAGIQPGDIIVAVNQAPVKSAKQVTQAIAQASKSGRKSVLLLVERDGSQIYLAVPFANG
- the coaA gene encoding type I pantothenate kinase; this encodes MDQLAPTEKYSPFRFFSAEQWSRFRADTPLTLSEDEFRRLRSLNDPVDLEEVKRIYLSLSRLLSAHVEASQLLFRQRQAFFNAADIVKTPFIIGIAGSVAVGKSTTARVLKELLARWPSSPKVDLITTDGFLLPNEVLRRENLMERKGFPDSYDVGALLRFLSGIKSALPDVRAPVYSHLTYDVIPGEFVTIDRPDILIFEGINVLQPGKLPQDGKIVPFLSDFFDFAIYIDADEKLIHQWYISRFMRLRETAFRNPDSFFHRYSQLSEDSARAIAEGLWTNINLKNLRENILPTRARADLILRKGADHLIEEVALRKL